A stretch of the Oncorhynchus clarkii lewisi isolate Uvic-CL-2024 chromosome 9, UVic_Ocla_1.0, whole genome shotgun sequence genome encodes the following:
- the LOC139416015 gene encoding uncharacterized protein isoform X1 — protein sequence MWFWRKRWRKLMWILNQGVAYSAENVPYLVALWVINEEKRIGLPILKNPFEISKLVEKVLDIFLSFSPLPLLAPPIRLVSAAMWKVMKQRDVMHYGTLEEFVTSCCETVPGLLTSRHQAKLALGLRSRLILELCNGSDPPDPTVILTQLERIRAPNPSSALKKDVKIETAVTNLRDLVESFLKDPTERELFYKVEFPSEYGPQFDQELEKLLWEFLLRLDQLLPVPNLAQTVSWLTAAPPVLEECAQAASQPQLLRTLLQHQICLGHLDSAASLSPCMGDYLLSSLSLPPSGRVQQIVKSRSKPALVSTPSPLSLTPLTDYRQTNLSLPVAPVIGGICNEDLPVMASANKRAITFQEDVVIQSVSRDVEEDAESTERSKYTCVKSREEESEEDEEIMVMRRGRKKRSVRDRGSERVLRRGRGGEFVRDGKEDMTSGRDGETERDLLRDCLVQLGIANLKVPEDHRLYSYITACLLNKPRVLIPRLTSTDIPALLKSQPPSCSNGTPTAGEGSSLWGQRPKLPAITACQLPSTWQRKLSDRSLTLDMGLPASADKECCFGRNQKANITANHNTGGNVNFSSNR from the exons ATGTGGTTTTGGAGAAAGAGATGGCGGAAGCTGATGTGGATCTTGAATCAGGGAGTAGCGTAcagtgctgagaatgttccttaTCTTGTAGCACTATGGGTTATTAATGAGGAGAAGCGGATCGGATTACCAATCTTGAAGAACCCATTTGAGATATCCAAATTGGTGGAGAAAGTGCTGG acatcttcctttccttctccccCCTACCCCTCCTGGCCCCTCCCATCCGGCTGGTTTCTGCTGCCATGTGGAAGGTGATGAAGCAACGCGATGTAATGCATTATGGGACGCTGGAGGAGTTTGTGACATCCTGCTGTGAGACTGTCCCTGGCCTGCTCACATCTAGACACCAGGCCAAGCTGGCTCTGGGGCTGAGAtcacgg CTGATCTTAGAGCTGTGCAATGGCTCAGACCCACCAGATCCAACGGTTATCCTTACCCAGCTGGAAAGGATCCGTGCCCCCAACCCGTCCTCTGCCCTG AAAAAGGATGTGAAGATTGAAACAGCAGTGACCAACCTCCGGGACCTGGTTGAAAGCTTTCTGAAagaccccacagagagagaactattcTACAAG GTGGAGTTTCCGTCAGAGTATGGGCCTCAGTTTGACCAGGAGCTGGAGAAACTGCTGTGGGAGTTCCTGCTCCGACTGGACCAGCTTCTCCCAGTGCCCAACCTGGCTCAGACGGTGTCGTGGCTCACTGCTGCCCCTCCTGTCCTGGAGGAGTGTGCGCAGGCTGCCTCCCAACCCCAGCTCCTGAGGACCCTGCTCCAGCACCAGATCTGCCTGGGACACCTGGATTCTGCAG cttctctctctccgtgtATGGGCGACTACCTCCTctcgtcactctctctccctccctctggaaGAGTGCAGCAAATCGTCAAATCAAGGTCTAAGCCTGCCTTGGTTTCCACCCCAAGCCCTCTGTCTTTAACCCCATTAACCGATTACAGACAAACAAACTTGTCATTGCCCGTCGCACCTGTGATTGGCGGGATTTGCAACGAAGACCTTCCAGTCATGGCTTCAGCCAATAAGAGGGCAATAACTTTCCAGGAAGACGTTGTTATCCAATCGGTTTCaagagatgtggaggaggacgCTGAGTCAACGGAGAGGTCCAAATATACATGCGTCAAAAGCAGAGAAGAGGAATCCGAAGAGGACGAGGAGATCATGGTCatgagaagagggaggaagaagaggagtgtgagagacagagggagtgaaagagtGCTCAGGAGAGGGCGTGGGGGGGAGTTTGTTAGAGATGGAAAGGAGGATATGACGAGcggtagagatggagagactgagagagacctTCTTAGGGACTGTTTGGTCCAGTTGGGGATCGCAAACCTCAAGGTTCCGGAAGACCATCGCCTCTATTCTTACATCACAGCCTGTCTGCTCAACAAACCCAGGGTGCTCATCCCCCGACTGACTTCAACAGACATCCCTGCTCTTTTGAAGTCACAACCTCCTTCCTGCAGCAACGGGACACCAACAGCAGGGGAAGGGAGCTCTCTATGGGGACAGAGGCCCAAGTTGCCGGCGATAACGGCATGTCAGCTTCCTTCGACCTGGCAACGGAAGTTGAGTGACAGGTCATTGACCCTAGATATGGGGCTTCCAGCATCAGCTGACAAAGA ATGCTGCTTTGGGAGAAATCAAAAGGCgaatatcacagccaatcacaacactggcgG AAATGTTAACTTCTCCAGTAACCGGTGA
- the LOC139416015 gene encoding uncharacterized protein isoform X2 translates to MATKKPSEMDIFLSFSPLPLLAPPIRLVSAAMWKVMKQRDVMHYGTLEEFVTSCCETVPGLLTSRHQAKLALGLRSRLILELCNGSDPPDPTVILTQLERIRAPNPSSALKKDVKIETAVTNLRDLVESFLKDPTERELFYKVEFPSEYGPQFDQELEKLLWEFLLRLDQLLPVPNLAQTVSWLTAAPPVLEECAQAASQPQLLRTLLQHQICLGHLDSAASLSPCMGDYLLSSLSLPPSGRVQQIVKSRSKPALVSTPSPLSLTPLTDYRQTNLSLPVAPVIGGICNEDLPVMASANKRAITFQEDVVIQSVSRDVEEDAESTERSKYTCVKSREEESEEDEEIMVMRRGRKKRSVRDRGSERVLRRGRGGEFVRDGKEDMTSGRDGETERDLLRDCLVQLGIANLKVPEDHRLYSYITACLLNKPRVLIPRLTSTDIPALLKSQPPSCSNGTPTAGEGSSLWGQRPKLPAITACQLPSTWQRKLSDRSLTLDMGLPASADKECCFGRNQKANITANHNTGGNVNFSSNR, encoded by the exons ATGGCAACTAAGAAGCCATCTGAAATGG acatcttcctttccttctccccCCTACCCCTCCTGGCCCCTCCCATCCGGCTGGTTTCTGCTGCCATGTGGAAGGTGATGAAGCAACGCGATGTAATGCATTATGGGACGCTGGAGGAGTTTGTGACATCCTGCTGTGAGACTGTCCCTGGCCTGCTCACATCTAGACACCAGGCCAAGCTGGCTCTGGGGCTGAGAtcacgg CTGATCTTAGAGCTGTGCAATGGCTCAGACCCACCAGATCCAACGGTTATCCTTACCCAGCTGGAAAGGATCCGTGCCCCCAACCCGTCCTCTGCCCTG AAAAAGGATGTGAAGATTGAAACAGCAGTGACCAACCTCCGGGACCTGGTTGAAAGCTTTCTGAAagaccccacagagagagaactattcTACAAG GTGGAGTTTCCGTCAGAGTATGGGCCTCAGTTTGACCAGGAGCTGGAGAAACTGCTGTGGGAGTTCCTGCTCCGACTGGACCAGCTTCTCCCAGTGCCCAACCTGGCTCAGACGGTGTCGTGGCTCACTGCTGCCCCTCCTGTCCTGGAGGAGTGTGCGCAGGCTGCCTCCCAACCCCAGCTCCTGAGGACCCTGCTCCAGCACCAGATCTGCCTGGGACACCTGGATTCTGCAG cttctctctctccgtgtATGGGCGACTACCTCCTctcgtcactctctctccctccctctggaaGAGTGCAGCAAATCGTCAAATCAAGGTCTAAGCCTGCCTTGGTTTCCACCCCAAGCCCTCTGTCTTTAACCCCATTAACCGATTACAGACAAACAAACTTGTCATTGCCCGTCGCACCTGTGATTGGCGGGATTTGCAACGAAGACCTTCCAGTCATGGCTTCAGCCAATAAGAGGGCAATAACTTTCCAGGAAGACGTTGTTATCCAATCGGTTTCaagagatgtggaggaggacgCTGAGTCAACGGAGAGGTCCAAATATACATGCGTCAAAAGCAGAGAAGAGGAATCCGAAGAGGACGAGGAGATCATGGTCatgagaagagggaggaagaagaggagtgtgagagacagagggagtgaaagagtGCTCAGGAGAGGGCGTGGGGGGGAGTTTGTTAGAGATGGAAAGGAGGATATGACGAGcggtagagatggagagactgagagagacctTCTTAGGGACTGTTTGGTCCAGTTGGGGATCGCAAACCTCAAGGTTCCGGAAGACCATCGCCTCTATTCTTACATCACAGCCTGTCTGCTCAACAAACCCAGGGTGCTCATCCCCCGACTGACTTCAACAGACATCCCTGCTCTTTTGAAGTCACAACCTCCTTCCTGCAGCAACGGGACACCAACAGCAGGGGAAGGGAGCTCTCTATGGGGACAGAGGCCCAAGTTGCCGGCGATAACGGCATGTCAGCTTCCTTCGACCTGGCAACGGAAGTTGAGTGACAGGTCATTGACCCTAGATATGGGGCTTCCAGCATCAGCTGACAAAGA ATGCTGCTTTGGGAGAAATCAAAAGGCgaatatcacagccaatcacaacactggcgG AAATGTTAACTTCTCCAGTAACCGGTGA
- the LOC139416016 gene encoding dehydrogenase/reductase SDR family member 4-like isoform X2, with the protein MLRGFVSRSLLTNPVAGQTRKMSGGSLAGSQSSLAGKVAIVTASTDGIGLAAAQALGQRGAHVVVSSRRQSNVDKAVALLQSEKIQVTGTTCNVGKSEDRERLVNVTVEHCGGIDILVSNAAVNPFFGNIMDSTAAVWDKILDVNVKAAFLMTQLVVPHMEKRGGGSVVFVSSVAGYQPMQALGPYSVSKTALLGLTRALAPELAQSHIRVNCVAPGIIKTRFSQALWHDEDVLDELKKQLSIKRLPSTSFLGVGEPEEIGGVIAFLCSKDASYITGETITVTGGMSCRL; encoded by the exons ATGCTGAGGGGTTTCGTTAGCAGGAGCCTTTTGACCAATCCTGTCGCAGGTCAAACAAGAAAGATGTCTGGGGGCAGTCTTGCTGGGTCTCAAAGCAGTCTTGCAGGGAAGGTCGCCATAGTGACTGCCTCAACTGATGG AATTGGTCTGGCTGCAGCTCAGGCTCTCGGTCAGAGAGGGGCTCACGTTGTGGTGAGCAGCAGACGTCAGTCCAACGTGGACAAGGCCGTGGCACTACTGCAGAGTGAGAAGATACAAGTGACCGGAACGACTTGCAACGTTGGGAAAAGTGAAGACAGAGAAAGACTGGTTAACGTG ACAGTGGAACATTGTGGAGGTATAGACATCCTGGTCTCGAACGCAGCAGTCAACCCTTTCTTTGGAAACATCATGGACTCCACAGCAGCAGTCTGGGATAAG ATCCTGGATGTGAATGTTAAGGCAGCCTTTCTTATGACCCAACTGGTGGTGCCTCACATGGAGAAaagggg GGGCGGGAGTGTTGTGTTTGTGTCCTCTGTCGCTGGCTACCAGCCTATGCAG GCCCTGGGTCCTTACAGTGTGAGTAAGACGGCCCTATTAGGCCTAACCAGAGCCTTGGCCCCTGAACTGGCCCAGAGCCACATCCGTGTCAACTGTGTGGCCCCCGGCATCATCAAGACCCGCTTCAGCCAAGCA TTGTGGCACGACGAAGACGTTCTGGACGAGCTCAAGAAGCAGCTTAGCATTAAAAGGTTGCCTTCAACTTCATTCTTAGG GGTTGGGGAGCCAGAGGAGATCGGTGGAGTGATCGCTTTCCTGTGCTCTAAGGACGCGTCCTACATCACTGGAGAGACCATCACTGTGACTGGAGGGATGAGCTGCAGGTTGTGA
- the LOC139416016 gene encoding dehydrogenase/reductase SDR family member 4-like isoform X1, with translation MLRGFVSRSLLTNPVAGQTRKMSGGSLAGSQSSLAGKVAIVTASTDGIGLAAAQALGQRGAHVVVSSRRQSNVDKAVALLQSEKIQVTGTTCNVGKSEDRERLVNVTVEHCGGIDILVSNAAVNPFFGNIMDSTAAVWDKILDVNVKAAFLMTQLVVPHMEKRGGGSVVFVSSVAGYQPMQALGPYSVSKTALLGLTRALAPELAQSHIRVNCVAPGIIKTRFSQALWHDEDVLDELKKQLSIKRVGEPEEIGGVIAFLCSKDASYITGETITVTGGMSCRL, from the exons ATGCTGAGGGGTTTCGTTAGCAGGAGCCTTTTGACCAATCCTGTCGCAGGTCAAACAAGAAAGATGTCTGGGGGCAGTCTTGCTGGGTCTCAAAGCAGTCTTGCAGGGAAGGTCGCCATAGTGACTGCCTCAACTGATGG AATTGGTCTGGCTGCAGCTCAGGCTCTCGGTCAGAGAGGGGCTCACGTTGTGGTGAGCAGCAGACGTCAGTCCAACGTGGACAAGGCCGTGGCACTACTGCAGAGTGAGAAGATACAAGTGACCGGAACGACTTGCAACGTTGGGAAAAGTGAAGACAGAGAAAGACTGGTTAACGTG ACAGTGGAACATTGTGGAGGTATAGACATCCTGGTCTCGAACGCAGCAGTCAACCCTTTCTTTGGAAACATCATGGACTCCACAGCAGCAGTCTGGGATAAG ATCCTGGATGTGAATGTTAAGGCAGCCTTTCTTATGACCCAACTGGTGGTGCCTCACATGGAGAAaagggg GGGCGGGAGTGTTGTGTTTGTGTCCTCTGTCGCTGGCTACCAGCCTATGCAG GCCCTGGGTCCTTACAGTGTGAGTAAGACGGCCCTATTAGGCCTAACCAGAGCCTTGGCCCCTGAACTGGCCCAGAGCCACATCCGTGTCAACTGTGTGGCCCCCGGCATCATCAAGACCCGCTTCAGCCAAGCA TTGTGGCACGACGAAGACGTTCTGGACGAGCTCAAGAAGCAGCTTAGCATTAAAAG GGTTGGGGAGCCAGAGGAGATCGGTGGAGTGATCGCTTTCCTGTGCTCTAAGGACGCGTCCTACATCACTGGAGAGACCATCACTGTGACTGGAGGGATGAGCTGCAGGTTGTGA
- the LOC139416014 gene encoding breast cancer anti-estrogen resistance protein 1-like has translation MSLSTVLAKALFDNAAESPEELAFRKGDILMVLEQEQGGGPGWWLCSLHGRQGIAPANRLRLLHTTPGSDPQPPSRAPSEDSVYLSPGPLARTAVSTEDIDGVYRTPPSLGEALYQSPGAVPVASRPGVLRQAEVGGRPRSRSSSGTRPLPEWDGGVTGRPRSPSLRGRDVDSAGTLYQTPSTPTLLGPQHHRSPGGLTGVPGPENVYLAPSGMPRAVGLAPEGPEDNTYLVPRETVAAAGHSDSCYLVPRGTVLPSEEFYQTPTGGAAGVAVATQVTPIATRILETQSLTPSQVNGDRGAPLKPLTPHSKLAQGTPGMMYQTPTHVGAGILRTPPVPALGSPKPQLKGVIPRTPRGQSGVPSTPPIARGKLAPATPVRGSPLLARPGQGQGRVPRSPNFARKPPPPAPPVRGVTRKDLPQPGTPVSTSKPAISTPQSTPVPLQQESKDGRMTSDEKKKNGQNKKGEGREYADPDDENLDEQVYDTPPSSRWHRQAPAVLCDDENIYNTPRSLPPHTDLESEVYNVPTIILSTSSDPQQQTYNVQASVTTAESEEDVYSVPSLPGLPLAPGDMSTIIPLEETEHGQVYSVLGQGKRAPLGLGEGSDLGSTSEPDCGIYNMPALTLDVLPSSAMSTSSSTHRLSVSSNGSGDIQWRSSLSSLVQSVLSTASGAPASSRDLATSLAEILSVWKLSQPSEVPPSLQLAWARLSDLLPALSSCGHAPPSDTLLSMVQRALEDSTILLQTQGRPRLPSQDSLSRRPLPALPVAEIKPVGSGMGPRKSSWIQERPLPPTPQPAFPLPLAQPSMTMSITVGQSDGEEEMGNEYAGIGLTPAPAPLPVGDSVGYVKLQGKPEPPSDVQTENVSNQTVHTTEPRLSPSPPLPISLSLEDSELLSFYSSQSLSHLSCLADSIDVLFNSVQGNQPPRVFVSRGKSLIVTAHKLVFIGDTLSRLLTSPDLRAKVTTSGGRLCQALKAVVVATKGAAQNYPSVSATQEMVDRVAELSQHAAGFSSLLKRLAEIS, from the exons ATGTCCCTCTCA ACGGTGCTGGCGAAGGCCCTGTTTGACAATGCAGCAGAGAGCCCTGAGGAGCTGGCCTTCCGGAAGGGGGACATCCTGATGGTTCTAGAACAGGAGCAGGGAGGGGGTCCTGGCTGGTGGCTCTGCTCCCTCCATGGGCGCCAGGGCATCGCCCCCGCCAACCGCCTCCGCCTCCTCCACACCACCCCGGGGTCTGACCCCCAACCCCCTAGCCGCGCCCCCAGCGAAGACTCTGTGTACCTCTCCCCTGGCCCGCTGGCCCGCACAGCAGTCTCCACGGAGGACATAGACGGCGTCTACCGCACCCCACCTAGCCTGGGGGAAGCCCTGTACCAGAGCCCAGGGGCGGTGCCTGTTGCCTCTAGACCAGGGGTCCTCCGACAGGCCGAGGTAGGGGGTCGCCCACGCTCCCGCTCCAGCTCTGGCACACGCCCCCTACCCGAATGGGACGGGGGGGTGACGGGGCGCCCGCGCTCGCCTTCCCTCCGAGGCAGAGATGTAGACTCAGCCGGGACTCTTTACCAgaccccctccacccccacacTTCTTGGGCCCCAGCACCACAGATCACCAGGGGGTCTGACTGGAGTCCCTGGCCCAGAGAATGTCTATCTGGCCCCCAGTGGGATGCCCCGAGCTGTGGGTCTAGCTCCAGAAGGGCCAGAGGACAACACCTACCTTGTCCCCAGGGAGACTGTAGCGGCTGCAGGCCACTCTGACAGCTGTTACCTGGTCCCCAGAGGTACTGTACTGCCCAGCGAGGAGTTCTACCAGACCCCCACAGGAGGGGCAGCAGGGGTGGCCGTGGCGACCCAGGTTACCCCCATCGCTACCAGGATCCTGGAGACTCAGAGCCTCACCCCTTCACAGGTCAACGGGGACAGGGGGGCCCCCCTCAAGCCCCTCACCCCTCATTCCAAACTGGCACAGGGCACCCCTGGGATGATGTACCAGACCCCCACCCATGTGGGAGCAGGGATTCTCAGGACTCCACCCGTCCCTGCACTGGGATCCCCCAAACCTCAGCTGAAAGGCGTGATCCCAAGAACCCCCAGAGGTCAGAGTGGTGTGCCCTCCACCCCTCCCATCGCCAGGGGGAAGCTAGCTCCGGCTACCCCCGTCAGGGGGTCCCCCTTGCTGGCCAGACCAGGACAGGGACAAGGCAGAGTGCCCAGGTCACCAAACTTTGCCCGTAAGCCACCTCCTCCAGCCCCTCCAGTGAGGGGTGTCACCAGAAAAGACTTGCCCCAGCCTGGAACCCCTGTGTCCACCTCTAAGCCTGCCATCTCCACCCCCCAGTCGACTCCTGTACCCTTGCAGCAGGAGAGCAAGGACGGGAGGATGACATCGGATGAAAAGAAGAAGAATGGGCAGAATAagaaaggagagggcagagagtaTGCAGATCCTGATGACGAGAACCTCGACGAACAG GTGTATGATACTCCTCCCAGCAGTAGGTGGCATCGGCAAGCCCCAGCAGTGCTGTGTGACGACGAGAACATCTACAACACCCCCCgctccctccccccacacactgacCTAGAGTCAGAG GTGTACAATGTTCCCACTATAATACTCAGCACTTCATCAGACCCCCAGCAGCAGACCTACAACGTCCAAGCGTCTGTTACAACTGCTGAATCAGAGGAGGACGTTTACAGCGTTCCCTCCCTTCCTGGCTTACCCCTGGCCCCGGGGGACATGTCCACCATCATCCCCCTGGAGGAGACGGAGCACGGCCAAGTCTACTCTGTCCTCGGCCAAGGGAAGAGAGCGCCGCTGGGGCTGGGTGAGGGCAGCGACTTGGGCTCCACCTCCGAGCCGGACTGTGGCATCTACAACATGCCTGCTCTCACACTTGACGTCTTGCCCTCTTCGGCGATGTCAACGTCGTCTTCCACACATAGGTTATCTGTATCCAGTAATGGGTCTGGTGACATCCAATGGAGATCCTCGCTTTCCAGTCTTGTCCAATCGGTGCTGAGCACTGCCTCGGGTGCACCCGCCTCCTCAAGGGACCTGGCTACCTCATTGGCTGAGATCCTGTCCGTCTGGAAGTTGAGTCAACCCAGCgaggtccctccctctctccaactggCTTGGGCCCGCCTCTCAGATCTACTTCCTGCTTTGTCTTCCTGTGGCCACGCCCCTCCGTCAGACACCCTGCTCTCTATGGTCCAACGGGCGCTGGAGGACTCCACCATCCTGTTACAGACGCAGGGACGGCCCCGCCTCCCTTCCCAGGACTCCCTGTCCCGGAGACCCCTACCAGCCCTTCCCGTAGCGGAGATCAAACCCGTAGGGAGTGGTATGGGACCACGCAAGAGTAGCTGGATCCAGGAAAGGCCCTTACCCCCGACCCCGCAGCCAGCGTTCCCCCTGCCCCTCGCACAACCCTCCAtgaccatgtccatcacggtagggcagagcgatggagaggaagagatggggaaCGAGTACGCTGGGATAGGTCTGACTCCCGCCCCGGCACCACTTCCTGTTGGAGACAGTGTGGGATACGTGAAGCTGCAG GGAAAGCCAGAGCCTCCCTCAGATGTCCAGACGGAGAATGTGTCAAACCAGACTGTCCACACCACAGAGCCTAGG ttgagcccctcccctcctctgcccatctctctctctctggaggactCTGAGCTGCTGTCCTTCTACTCGTCTCAGAGCCTGTCCCACCTCTCCTGTCTGGCCGACTCCATCGACGTGCTCTTCAACAGTGTGCAGGGGAACCAGCCTCCCCGCGTCTTCGTTTCCCGGGGGAAGAGTTTGATCGTGACGGCGCACAAGCTGGTGTTCATCGGGGACACGCTCTCCCGCCTCCTGACCTCTCCTGACCTCCGAGCAAAG GTCACAACCTCAGGGGGGCGTCTGTGTCAGGCCCTGAAGGCTGTCGTCGTGGCTACAAAGGGGGCAGCACAAAACTATCCATCGGTCTCTGCCACCCAGGAAATGGTGGACCGCGTAGCAGAGCTGTCCCAGCATGCCGCAGGATTCTCCAGCCTGCTAAAGCGCCTCGCAGAGATATCTTGA